A portion of the Candidatus Aenigmatarchaeota archaeon genome contains these proteins:
- a CDS encoding HAD-IC family P-type ATPase, producing MSSKWHTLSSDDVIKELRSRKSGLTEDEVKRRIREYGYNELEKEKKVSLFNIFFRQFLSPIIYVLLFAALISFLMHEYYDVLVIIAVLILNSTIGMIQEYKAEKTIKMLKKMLSPTAKVIRRGIEKEIQAKDLVPGDIIVLEAGDRVPADCRLIEEITDIKVDESVFTGESTPVEKENLILKEDTPLSDRINMLFSGTSLTCGKCLAIVVATGMNTEIGNIQKLVQKTKTPKTPLQRKIEDLIKKLGVSLLFLSVLIFFLGVTKLGFRETFSLIVANAVSILPEGLPVVITLVFAVGMYRMAKRNAIVRKLPVVEILGSTNYICSDKTGTLTKNKMTLKRIYVDGKLIEVTGSGYKPKGEFHIDGKKIVSKEKSLEFILKIGAICSDSILKEKEGKFEIVGDPTEGAIVVAAAKLGMEKYQLMEEYPKIGEIPFSHQRKIKTTLHKKSRGKLAVLCIGAPENLINISTKIYINGKVIKLSKKERDKIIQKNLELASNGFRVIAVCCREVKDDIEITPKNIEKNLTFVGLFGMIDPPREEARDAVKICQEAGVNVVMITGDHKLTAISIAKELGIFREGTIAISGDELESMKDEEFEKIVENVSVYARVTPEHKLRIVKTLRKKGNIVAVTGDGVNDAPALKIANIGISMGSGTDVAKEASGMILTDDNFMTITSAIEEGRVINSNIKKVVVYLLSTSIAEVLSILMTLFIGLPLQVTPKQIIFINLITDGPSDVSLGMEPTEGNEMRRKPSNPRAGLINRKLFYLMVTMSFIISICVIGLYIFELSRGSLERARTIAFLTLSISQLFNAMNCRSFTESIFKIGFFKNKYLVGGIIASLLAQFAVVYIPSLNRIFQTTPISITDWILVIIVSSLVFVFFELGKYLMRKYKKIKI from the coding sequence ATGTCATCTAAATGGCATACATTAAGTTCTGATGATGTAATCAAAGAATTGAGATCTAGGAAATCTGGTTTGACGGAAGATGAAGTAAAGAGGAGAATAAGAGAATATGGTTATAATGAGCTGGAAAAAGAAAAAAAAGTTTCCTTATTCAATATTTTTTTCAGGCAATTCCTAAGCCCAATAATATATGTTCTACTTTTTGCCGCATTAATCAGTTTCCTAATGCATGAGTATTATGATGTTCTAGTTATAATTGCTGTCCTGATATTGAATTCAACTATAGGTATGATACAGGAATACAAGGCCGAAAAAACAATAAAAATGCTCAAAAAAATGCTTTCACCCACGGCTAAAGTCATCAGAAGGGGAATTGAAAAAGAAATTCAAGCAAAAGATCTCGTACCTGGGGATATAATAGTTTTGGAAGCTGGTGATAGGGTTCCAGCCGACTGTCGCCTAATTGAAGAAATAACAGATATAAAAGTAGACGAGTCCGTATTCACCGGAGAATCAACACCGGTTGAAAAGGAGAATTTAATATTGAAGGAAGATACCCCACTCTCAGATAGAATAAATATGCTTTTCTCTGGAACATCCTTAACTTGTGGTAAGTGTTTGGCAATTGTTGTAGCTACTGGTATGAACACCGAAATTGGTAATATACAAAAACTTGTCCAAAAAACCAAAACACCGAAGACACCTCTGCAAAGAAAAATCGAAGATTTAATTAAAAAATTGGGGGTTTCTCTTTTATTTCTATCTGTTTTAATATTTTTTCTTGGCGTAACTAAACTCGGATTTAGAGAAACTTTTTCACTAATTGTTGCAAATGCTGTTTCTATTCTTCCGGAAGGTCTCCCGGTTGTAATAACATTAGTTTTTGCCGTTGGGATGTATAGGATGGCAAAGAGAAATGCAATAGTTAGGAAATTACCAGTTGTTGAAATTTTGGGATCAACAAATTATATTTGCTCAGACAAAACAGGAACACTTACCAAAAATAAGATGACCCTGAAAAGAATCTATGTTGATGGAAAATTAATAGAGGTGACTGGGAGTGGTTACAAACCAAAAGGAGAATTTCATATAGATGGTAAGAAAATAGTCTCAAAAGAAAAAAGTCTGGAATTTATATTGAAAATAGGGGCTATTTGCAGTGATTCAATACTAAAGGAAAAAGAGGGTAAATTTGAAATTGTTGGAGATCCGACTGAGGGGGCAATAGTTGTTGCCGCCGCAAAATTGGGGATGGAAAAGTATCAATTGATGGAAGAATATCCAAAAATTGGGGAAATTCCTTTCTCCCATCAAAGAAAAATTAAGACAACATTGCACAAAAAATCAAGAGGCAAACTTGCTGTGTTGTGTATAGGTGCTCCTGAAAATCTGATCAACATATCAACAAAAATTTACATCAATGGCAAAGTTATAAAATTAAGCAAAAAAGAAAGAGACAAAATAATACAAAAAAATTTGGAATTAGCTTCCAACGGTTTTCGTGTAATAGCTGTTTGTTGCAGGGAAGTAAAAGATGATATTGAGATTACTCCAAAAAATATTGAAAAAAATTTAACTTTTGTTGGGTTATTTGGAATGATAGATCCCCCAAGAGAAGAAGCTAGGGATGCTGTAAAAATTTGCCAGGAAGCTGGGGTTAATGTTGTAATGATAACTGGGGATCATAAACTAACAGCAATTTCAATAGCGAAGGAGTTAGGGATTTTTAGGGAAGGAACAATTGCTATTTCCGGGGATGAATTGGAATCCATGAAGGATGAGGAGTTTGAAAAAATCGTAGAAAATGTATCCGTTTATGCAAGGGTGACTCCTGAACATAAATTGAGAATAGTCAAGACACTTAGAAAAAAGGGAAATATAGTTGCTGTGACTGGGGATGGTGTCAATGATGCCCCGGCCTTGAAGATTGCCAATATAGGTATATCTATGGGTTCGGGAACCGATGTTGCAAAGGAAGCCTCTGGTATGATTTTAACAGATGATAATTTTATGACTATAACATCAGCTATAGAAGAAGGCAGAGTTATAAATTCAAATATAAAAAAGGTTGTTGTCTATCTTTTATCAACCAGTATTGCAGAAGTATTGAGTATATTGATGACTCTTTTTATTGGTTTACCACTGCAAGTCACACCAAAACAAATAATATTCATAAATTTAATAACGGATGGTCCTTCTGATGTTTCGTTGGGAATGGAACCAACAGAAGGAAATGAAATGAGAAGAAAACCATCAAATCCAAGAGCAGGACTTATAAATAGAAAATTATTCTATCTCATGGTTACTATGAGTTTTATAATATCAATTTGTGTTATTGGACTTTATATTTTTGAATTAAGTAGAGGCTCATTGGAAAGAGCAAGAACAATTGCATTTCTCACACTTTCAATATCTCAGCTCTTCAATGCAATGAACTGTAGGTCATTTACTGAATCTATATTCAAGATAGGTTTTTTCAAGAATAAGTATCTTGTTGGAGGAATAATTGCCTCTCTGTTAGCACAATTTGCTGTAGTTTATATTCCATCACTAAACAGAATATTTCAAACAACACCGATATCAATAACTGACTGGATATTGGTCATAATTGTTTCAAGTTTGGTTTTTGTTTTCTTTGAGCTAGGTAAATATTTAATGAGGAAGTATAAAAAAATTAAAATTTAA
- a CDS encoding NADH-quinone oxidoreductase subunit H produces MIFYTNIVTIIIELLLLIPLSILLYGLVRKINARVENRFGPKIYQPLMDILKLLQKNSSNSRGNRNIFFKIGPILYFVSTYSLFFILFGLFKINPDFIFLIYLLIANTSFYILLGFFSNSPFASIKSMKNLQFFLIYSVILTLSILSFFQYPGNNSLNQIKKFMLIKLPLASISIIILSIIEMVVILNIRGEEVELISGIETEYGGIELGFIEISRCMKILFNYLLITKLLINPGNFLWFFYFPIIFISMSFISIIGGKDRDEYFLKLLFMILLMSIIEFIRVRSSLIW; encoded by the coding sequence ATGATTTTTTACACAAATATTGTGACCATCATCATTGAATTGCTTCTTTTAATTCCTTTGTCAATTTTATTATACGGATTGGTCAGAAAAATTAATGCTAGGGTTGAAAATAGGTTTGGTCCTAAAATTTATCAACCTCTTATGGATATATTAAAATTATTACAAAAAAATTCCTCGAACTCAAGGGGCAACAGAAATATTTTTTTTAAAATTGGCCCAATATTATATTTCGTCTCAACTTACTCTTTGTTTTTCATTTTATTTGGGTTATTTAAAATAAATCCTGATTTTATTTTTCTGATTTACTTATTGATAGCAAATACATCTTTTTATATTCTCTTGGGTTTTTTTTCTAATTCACCTTTTGCTTCTATAAAATCGATGAAGAATTTGCAGTTTTTCTTAATTTATAGTGTAATTTTAACTCTTTCAATATTATCTTTCTTTCAATACCCTGGTAACAACTCTTTAAATCAAATTAAAAAATTTATGTTAATTAAATTGCCATTAGCCTCAATTTCCATTATAATTCTTTCAATAATAGAAATGGTTGTTATTTTAAATATCAGAGGTGAAGAAGTCGAACTGATAAGTGGAATAGAAACAGAATATGGAGGAATTGAATTGGGTTTCATTGAAATTTCAAGATGCATGAAAATATTATTTAATTATCTTCTAATCACAAAACTCTTGATAAACCCAGGAAATTTTCTTTGGTTTTTTTATTTTCCAATAATTTTTATTTCTATGTCGTTCATCTCAATTATTGGTGGAAAAGATAGGGATGAATACTTTTTAAAATTACTTTTTATGATTCTATTGATGTCAATAATTGAATTTATCAGAGTTAGATCCTCTCTTATATGGTAA
- a CDS encoding 4Fe-4S dicluster domain-containing protein — MFLEEIRNFFRKPPTKRYPFGDFKPHERFRGKISFDKSKCIGCAMCRMYCPSGAIKLTWKIKKIIVNNVQHQKIIHPIYQINIGKCIRCGMCVDVCPVKCIWFTKEFELSEKNKENFILETV; from the coding sequence ATGTTTTTGGAAGAAATCAGAAATTTTTTTAGAAAACCACCAACAAAAAGATACCCATTTGGTGATTTTAAGCCCCATGAGAGATTTAGAGGAAAAATATCATTTGATAAATCTAAATGTATTGGGTGCGCTATGTGTAGGATGTATTGTCCATCTGGGGCAATAAAACTCACATGGAAAATAAAAAAAATAATTGTTAATAATGTTCAGCATCAAAAAATAATCCATCCAATATATCAAATAAATATTGGAAAATGTATAAGATGTGGGATGTGTGTTGATGTATGTCCTGTAAAATGTATTTGGTTTACAAAAGAATTTGAGTTAAGCGAAAAAAATAAAGAAAATTTTATTTTAGAAACGGTTTAG